One part of the Magallana gigas chromosome 5, xbMagGiga1.1, whole genome shotgun sequence genome encodes these proteins:
- the LOC105340594 gene encoding molybdate-anion transporter: protein MIGPIVYFTLILLTVVCAAFQYVAHRLRRDASIGNNPMFVRFQRGYFAAYLMAMFADWLQGPYLYKLYHHYGFQEEQIAILYVFGFASTVLLGTWTPIAADQFGRKKLCMSFTVLYSVSCILKLSTSYGVLLIGRILGGIATSVLFSAFEAWYVHEHVETHDFPKEWIAVTFAKASFWNGLMAILAGFTTNVLCDWMGFGPVAPYILAIPFLVAAGVIVMYTWNENYSGHTIKFRKLCGEGFKSIVTEEKIFMLGAIESLFESVIYIIIFLWTPILEPAKPMLGVVFSTFMISILTGQAFFQVLNLRKKLSTTVLLIISIAIALFANLLLVYSTHPGAHDYALSFSAFVVFEIAVGIYFPAMGFLRSRIIPDTHRWSIMNWFRVPINLIACAVLLLLHEDVFRHGNQMIFVICVVLLFLAILSGVRFKTLTNDDESLKQEAGWQESDHIHNIF, encoded by the coding sequence ATGATTGGACCAATCGTGTACTTCACCCTTATACTCCTCACCGTTGTTTGTGCTGCATTTCAGTATGTGGCTCACAGACTACGTAGAGATGCTTCAATTGGGAACAACCCTATGTTTGTCCGGTTTCAGCGTGGCTATTTTGCTGCCTATCTGATGGCCATGTTTGCTGACTGGCTACAAGGTCCCTACCTCTATAAACTCTATCACCATTATGGTTTCCAGGAGGAGCAGATCGCCATCCTGTATGTGTTTGGGTTTGCCTCCACTGTCCTCCTGGGAACCTGGACACCTATTGCTGCCGACCAGTTTGGCCGAAAGAAGTTGTGTATGTCCTTCACAGTCTTGTACTCCGTGTCCTGTATATTGAAGCTATCAACAAGTTACGGTGTCCTCTTAATTGGTCGGATCTTGGGTGGTATTGCAACATCTGTGTTGTTTTCTGCATTTGAAGCCTGGTATGTCCATGAGCATGTTGAGACCCATGATTTTCCAAAAGAGTGGATTGCAGTAACATTTGCCAAAGCATCATTCTGGAATGGCTTAATGGCTATTTTAGCAGGATTCACGACAAATGTACTCTGCGATTGGATGGGCTTTGGACCTGTTGCTCCATATATCCTGGCTATTCCATTTTTAGTTGCTGCTGGTGTTATAGTTATGTATACATGGAATGAAAATTACAGTGGACATACCATTAAGTTTAGGAAGTTATGTGGAGAAGGCTTTAAAAGCATTGTAACAGAGGAGAAGATATTCATGCTAGGAGCTATAGAATCTCTATTTGAAAGtgttatatatatcattattttcttaTGGACACCAATTCTAGAACCTGCCAAGCCTATGTTAGGTGTTGTATTTTCAACATTCATGATTAGCATACTGACAGGTCAAGCGTTCTTCCAAGTGCTGAATTTGCGCAAAAAATTATCAACCACTGTTTTACTCATAATATCTATTGCAATTGCTCTGTTTGCTAATTTATTATTGGTGTATTCAACTCACCCTGGTGCCCATGACTATGCCCTCTCCTTTTCTGCTTTCGTAGTTTTCGAAATTGCAGTCGGTATTTATTTTCCCGCCATGGGATTTCTCCGGTCTAGAATCATTCCCGATACGCATCGCTGGAGCATCATGAACTGGTTCCGGGTTCCCATAAACCTGATCGCGTGCGCCGTTCTCTTACTGCTCCACGAGGACGTGTTCAGACACGGGAATCAGATGATCTTTGTGATTTGTGTGGTGTTGCTGTTCTTGGCCATTCTCAGTGGTGTTCGGTTTAAAACTCTGACAAACGATGATGAGAGTTTGAAACAAGAGGCTGGATGGCAGGAAAGTGACCATATTCATAAcatcttttaa